The following proteins are encoded in a genomic region of Streptomyces sp. NBC_01723:
- a CDS encoding molybdopterin oxidoreductase family protein, translating into MSQRQRNRRDRNPKTYTRLTHPLVRDSRDAPFRPATWDEALDRTARGLAAARGAFGLFSCARATNEMNYVAQKFARVVMGTHNVDSCNRTCHAPSVAGLSAAFGSGGGTSSYEEVEHTDLIVMWGSNARFAHPIFFQHVLKGIRAGARMYAVDPRRTSTAEWAESWLGLNVGTDIPLAHAIGREIIHAGLANEAFIERATTGYAEYRALVEPWTLSLAEKVTGVPAAAIRDLAHAYARAERAQLCWTLGITEHHNGTDNVRALINLSLLTGHVGRYGSGLQPLRGQNNVQGGGDMGAIPNRLPGFQDVLDPEVRLKFESAWDTVIQPHHGLTLTEMFEAMEEGSLRAVYCIGENPAQSEADSEQAIRRLRTLDFLVVQDIFLTKTAELADVVLPATAGWAETDGTTTNSERRVQRVRRAVTPPGTAREDIDILCDLATRLGHEWKYADAEAVWNELRSLSPDHNGMTYARLEEHQGIQWPCPSTVALEPTYLHGRLWEPDPALRGLPAPFGIVAHDPPVDLTDEEYPIRLTTGRRLDSYNTGVQTGGYASPLRRGESVELCPEDAERYGVVVGEEVRVTSRRGSLLAPVWVDTALRPGLAFMSFHFPDEVDTNQLTIEANCPIAGTAEFKASAIRIEKVSTGGPALR; encoded by the coding sequence ATGAGCCAACGCCAACGAAACCGCCGGGACCGGAACCCGAAGACCTACACCCGCCTCACCCACCCCCTCGTCCGGGACTCGCGCGACGCGCCCTTCCGGCCCGCCACCTGGGACGAGGCGCTGGACCGTACCGCCCGGGGCCTGGCCGCGGCGCGCGGCGCCTTCGGGCTGTTCTCCTGCGCCCGGGCCACCAACGAGATGAACTACGTGGCGCAGAAGTTCGCCCGGGTGGTCATGGGCACCCACAACGTCGACTCCTGCAACCGCACCTGCCATGCGCCCAGCGTCGCGGGCCTGTCGGCCGCCTTCGGCTCGGGCGGCGGAACGTCGTCGTACGAGGAGGTCGAGCACACCGACCTCATCGTGATGTGGGGCTCCAACGCCCGTTTCGCGCACCCGATCTTCTTCCAGCACGTGCTGAAGGGCATCCGGGCCGGCGCCCGCATGTACGCCGTCGACCCGCGCCGGACCTCCACCGCCGAGTGGGCGGAGAGCTGGCTCGGGCTCAACGTGGGCACGGACATCCCGCTGGCGCACGCGATCGGCCGCGAGATCATCCACGCCGGGTTGGCCAACGAGGCGTTCATCGAACGGGCCACCACCGGCTACGCCGAGTACCGGGCGCTGGTCGAGCCCTGGACGCTCTCCCTCGCCGAGAAGGTGACGGGCGTACCGGCGGCCGCCATCCGCGATCTGGCGCACGCCTATGCCCGCGCCGAGCGCGCCCAGCTGTGCTGGACCCTCGGCATCACCGAGCACCACAACGGCACCGACAACGTCCGCGCGCTGATCAACCTCTCCCTGCTCACCGGCCACGTCGGCCGCTACGGCTCGGGCCTCCAGCCGCTGCGCGGCCAGAACAACGTGCAGGGCGGCGGGGACATGGGGGCCATCCCCAACCGGCTGCCCGGCTTCCAGGACGTGCTGGACCCGGAGGTCCGGCTGAAGTTCGAGTCGGCCTGGGACACGGTCATCCAGCCGCACCACGGCCTCACCCTGACCGAGATGTTCGAGGCGATGGAGGAGGGCTCGCTGCGGGCCGTCTACTGCATCGGCGAGAACCCGGCCCAGTCGGAGGCGGACAGCGAACAGGCGATCCGCCGGCTGCGGACCCTGGACTTCCTCGTCGTCCAGGACATCTTCCTGACGAAGACCGCCGAACTCGCCGACGTGGTCCTGCCGGCGACGGCCGGCTGGGCGGAGACCGACGGCACCACCACGAACAGCGAGCGCCGCGTGCAGCGGGTCCGCCGTGCGGTGACCCCGCCCGGCACGGCCCGGGAGGACATCGACATCCTCTGCGACCTCGCCACCCGCCTCGGCCACGAGTGGAAGTACGCCGACGCCGAGGCGGTCTGGAACGAGCTGCGCTCCCTGTCCCCCGACCACAACGGGATGACCTACGCCCGCCTGGAGGAGCACCAGGGCATCCAGTGGCCGTGCCCGAGCACCGTGGCACTGGAACCCACCTATCTGCACGGCAGGTTGTGGGAGCCGGATCCGGCCCTGCGCGGTCTGCCCGCGCCCTTCGGGATCGTGGCGCACGACCCGCCCGTGGACCTCACCGACGAGGAGTACCCGATCCGGCTCACCACCGGCCGGCGCCTCGACTCCTACAACACCGGCGTGCAGACCGGGGGTTACGCCTCGCCGCTGCGCCGTGGCGAGTCCGTCGAGCTGTGCCCGGAGGACGCCGAGCGCTACGGGGTGGTGGTCGGCGAGGAGGTGCGGGTGACCTCGCGGCGCGGGTCGCTGCTCGCGCCCGTCTGGGTCGACACGGCGCTGCGCCCCGGGCTGGCCTTCATGAGCTTCCACTTTCCCGACGAGGTGGACACCAACCAGCTGACCATCGAGGCCAACTGCCCCATCGCCGGGACGGCGGAGTTCAAGGCCTCGGCGATCCGGATCGAGAAGGTGAGCACCGGTGGACCTGCGCTTCGGTGA
- a CDS encoding 2-dehydropantoate 2-reductase, which yields MKVAVLGAGAIGAYVGAALHRAGADVHLIARGPHLAAMRQYGVQVRSPRGDFTAHPRATDDPGEVGPADYVFLGLKANSYAACGPLIEPLLHDTTAVVAAQNGIPWWYFHGHGGPYDGRRLESVDPAGAVSAVLAPERAVGCVVYAATELEQPGVVRHVEGTRFSVGEPARGVSARCLAFSEAMRAGGLKCPVEPDLRSDIWLKLLGNISFNPISALARATMRQMCLHGGTRQVIETMMTETLSVAAALGCEVGVSIERRLAGAERVGDHRTSTLQDLERGKPLELDVLLAAVVELAEITGVPVPTLRTVHALSDLLALRSAA from the coding sequence ATGAAAGTCGCAGTCCTCGGCGCCGGGGCGATCGGCGCCTACGTCGGTGCCGCGCTCCACCGTGCGGGCGCCGACGTGCATCTCATCGCCCGTGGACCGCATCTGGCGGCCATGAGGCAGTACGGAGTACAAGTACGCAGTCCGCGTGGCGACTTCACCGCGCACCCCCGCGCCACCGACGATCCGGGCGAAGTCGGCCCGGCCGACTACGTGTTCCTGGGCCTGAAGGCCAACTCGTACGCGGCGTGCGGGCCGCTGATCGAGCCGCTGCTGCACGACACCACGGCGGTCGTGGCCGCCCAGAACGGCATTCCCTGGTGGTACTTCCACGGCCACGGCGGCCCCTACGACGGGCGCCGGCTGGAGAGCGTGGACCCGGCGGGCGCGGTCAGCGCGGTGCTCGCGCCCGAACGGGCCGTGGGCTGCGTGGTCTACGCGGCCACCGAACTCGAACAGCCGGGCGTCGTCCGGCACGTGGAAGGCACCCGGTTCTCCGTGGGCGAGCCCGCCCGCGGTGTCTCGGCACGGTGTCTGGCGTTCAGCGAGGCGATGCGCGCGGGTGGCCTCAAGTGCCCCGTCGAGCCCGACCTGCGGAGTGACATCTGGCTGAAGCTGCTGGGCAACATCTCCTTCAACCCGATCAGCGCCCTGGCCCGCGCCACCATGCGGCAGATGTGCCTGCACGGCGGCACCCGGCAGGTCATCGAGACCATGATGACCGAGACGCTGTCGGTGGCCGCCGCGCTCGGCTGCGAGGTCGGCGTCTCCATCGAACGCCGCCTCGCGGGCGCCGAGCGGGTCGGCGACCACCGCACCTCCACGCTCCAGGACCTGGAGCGCGGCAAGCCGCTCGAACTGGACGTGCTGCTCGCGGCCGTCGTCGAGCTGGCGGAGATCACCGGGGTCCCGGTGCCGACCCTGCGCACCGTGCACGCCCTGTCGGACCTGCTCGCGCTGAGGAGCGCCGCATGA
- a CDS encoding OFA family MFS transporter — MSPPVAPPGWSRWLVPPAALSIHLSIGQAYAWSVFKPPLESALGLSGTQSALPFQLGIVMLGLSAAFGGTLVERHGPRWAMTVALVCFSSGFLLSALGAALEQYWLIVFGYGFVGGIGLGIGYISPVSTLIKWFPDRPGMATGIAIMGFGGGALIASPWSAQMLESFGTDNSGIALAFLVHGLAYAVFMLLGVLLVRVPRPKEAADGTPVALEGVQVSARAAVRTPQFWLLWVVLCMNVTAGIGILEKAAPMITDFFADTSTPVSVTAAAGFVALLSAANMAGRIGWSSTSDLIGRKNIYRVYLGVGAVMYALIALFGDASKPLFVLCALVVLSFYGGGFATIPAYLKDLFGTYQVGAIHGRLLTAWSTAGVLGPLIVNWIADRQEEAGRHGSALYGTSFVIMIGLLVVGFAANELVRPVHARHHLPATEAPKEAADVPREQPESA; from the coding sequence ATGAGTCCCCCCGTCGCGCCCCCGGGCTGGAGCCGCTGGCTCGTTCCCCCGGCAGCACTCTCGATCCACCTCTCCATCGGCCAGGCCTATGCCTGGTCCGTGTTCAAACCGCCCCTGGAATCCGCGCTCGGCCTCAGTGGCACCCAGAGCGCGCTGCCCTTCCAGCTCGGCATCGTCATGCTCGGCCTGTCGGCCGCGTTCGGCGGCACGCTCGTGGAACGGCACGGCCCGCGCTGGGCGATGACCGTCGCCCTGGTCTGCTTCTCGTCCGGCTTCCTGCTCTCCGCGCTCGGCGCGGCCCTGGAGCAGTACTGGCTGATCGTTTTCGGCTACGGCTTCGTCGGCGGCATCGGCCTGGGCATCGGCTACATCTCGCCGGTCTCGACCCTGATCAAGTGGTTCCCGGACCGGCCGGGCATGGCCACCGGCATCGCCATCATGGGCTTCGGCGGCGGCGCCCTCATCGCCTCGCCCTGGTCGGCGCAGATGCTGGAGTCCTTCGGCACCGACAACTCGGGGATCGCGCTCGCCTTCCTCGTGCACGGACTGGCGTACGCCGTCTTCATGCTGCTCGGCGTGTTGCTGGTGCGGGTGCCGCGCCCCAAGGAGGCCGCGGACGGCACCCCGGTCGCCCTGGAGGGCGTGCAGGTCTCGGCCCGCGCCGCCGTGCGCACCCCGCAGTTCTGGCTGCTGTGGGTCGTGCTCTGCATGAACGTGACGGCCGGCATCGGCATCCTGGAGAAGGCCGCGCCGATGATCACGGACTTCTTCGCCGACACCTCCACGCCCGTGTCGGTGACCGCCGCCGCGGGCTTCGTCGCCCTGCTGTCGGCGGCCAACATGGCGGGCCGGATCGGCTGGTCCTCGACCTCCGACCTGATCGGACGCAAGAACATCTACCGCGTCTACCTGGGCGTCGGCGCGGTGATGTACGCGCTGATCGCCCTGTTCGGCGACGCCTCCAAGCCGCTGTTCGTCCTGTGCGCCCTCGTCGTGCTGTCCTTCTACGGCGGCGGCTTCGCGACCATCCCCGCCTATCTGAAGGATCTCTTCGGCACCTACCAGGTCGGCGCCATCCACGGCCGGCTGCTCACCGCCTGGTCCACCGCCGGTGTGCTCGGCCCGCTGATCGTGAACTGGATCGCCGACCGGCAGGAGGAGGCCGGACGGCACGGCTCCGCCCTGTACGGCACCTCCTTCGTCATCATGATCGGGCTGCTGGTGGTCGGCTTCGCCGCCAACGAACTCGTCCGCCCCGTCCACGCCCGCCATCACCTGCCCGCCACCGAGGCACCGAAGGAGGCCGCCGATGTCCCCCGAGAGCAGCCAGAGTCCGCCTGA
- a CDS encoding MFS transporter small subunit, with protein MSPESSQSPPDVPDRRPLIAFTWLWVGAPLAYGLYELVRKATQLFTG; from the coding sequence ATGTCCCCCGAGAGCAGCCAGAGTCCGCCTGACGTGCCCGACCGGCGGCCGCTGATCGCCTTCACCTGGCTCTGGGTGGGCGCACCGCTCGCCTACGGGCTGTACGAACTCGTCCGCAAGGCGACCCAGCTCTTCACCGGGTAA
- a CDS encoding beta-ketoacyl-ACP synthase III: protein MHQGSRITAVGHYQPARVLTNEDLAGMVDTSDEWIRSRAGIRTRRIAGPDEPVDELAGHAAAKALASAGLTPADVDMVVVATSTAIDRSPNTAARVAARLGMPGPAALDLNVVCAGFTHALATVDHAVRAGSSSRALVIGADKMSEVTDWTDRTTCVLVGDGAGAAVVEACAPGEEPGIGPVLWGSVPEMGNAVRIEGTPPRFAQEGQSVYRWATTRLPAIARQACERSGLEPADLAAIVLHQANLRIIEPLAAKIGAAHAVVARDVVESGNTSAASIPLALSKLVERGEITTGDPVLLFGFGGNLSYAGQVVRCP, encoded by the coding sequence ATGCACCAAGGCTCCCGGATCACCGCCGTCGGCCACTACCAGCCCGCCCGGGTCCTGACCAACGAGGACCTGGCGGGCATGGTCGACACCAGTGACGAGTGGATCAGGAGCCGGGCGGGAATCCGGACCCGACGGATCGCCGGGCCGGACGAGCCGGTCGACGAGCTGGCCGGCCACGCCGCCGCCAAGGCGCTCGCCTCGGCCGGCCTGACCCCCGCCGACGTGGACATGGTCGTGGTCGCCACCTCCACCGCGATCGACCGCTCCCCGAACACCGCCGCCCGCGTCGCGGCCCGCCTCGGCATGCCGGGCCCCGCCGCGCTGGACCTCAACGTCGTGTGCGCGGGCTTCACCCACGCCCTGGCCACCGTCGACCACGCGGTCCGGGCCGGTTCGTCGAGCCGGGCGCTGGTCATCGGCGCGGACAAGATGTCCGAGGTGACCGACTGGACCGACCGCACCACCTGCGTGCTGGTCGGCGACGGGGCGGGGGCCGCGGTCGTGGAGGCCTGCGCGCCGGGCGAGGAGCCCGGGATCGGCCCCGTGCTGTGGGGCTCGGTGCCCGAGATGGGCAACGCGGTCCGCATCGAGGGCACGCCCCCGAGGTTCGCCCAGGAGGGCCAGAGCGTCTACCGCTGGGCGACCACGCGGCTGCCCGCCATCGCCCGCCAGGCCTGCGAGCGCTCCGGCCTCGAACCCGCCGACCTCGCGGCGATCGTCCTGCACCAGGCCAACCTGCGCATCATCGAACCCCTCGCCGCGAAGATCGGCGCGGCCCACGCCGTGGTCGCCCGGGACGTCGTCGAGTCCGGCAACACCTCCGCGGCGAGCATCCCCCTCGCCCTGTCCAAGCTGGTCGAGCGCGGCGAGATCACCACCGGCGACCCGGTCCTGCTCTTCGGCTTCGGCGGCAACCTCTCCTACGCCGGACAGGTCGTCCGCTGCCCCTGA
- a CDS encoding GntR family transcriptional regulator has product MLSAGLPQGAVPRLERPGPLRDRVYEALLELITTRALQPGQHLVESELAGHLGVSRQPVREALQRLNTEGWVDLRPAQGAFVHEPTEEEADQLLTVRTLLEAEAARLAAANAGRAGVTALEELCDEGERAVAADDVDAAVVLNARFHAKIMDLASNAVLGELAAQVDRRVRWYYTPIARQRGRQSWIEHRGLIAAIADRDEQTATRLMREHTEHTRRSYHARGES; this is encoded by the coding sequence ATGTTGTCCGCAGGACTGCCGCAGGGCGCGGTGCCCAGGCTCGAACGCCCCGGCCCGCTGCGCGACCGTGTCTACGAGGCGCTGCTCGAACTCATCACCACCCGCGCCCTCCAGCCCGGCCAGCACCTCGTCGAGAGCGAACTCGCCGGTCACCTGGGGGTGTCGAGGCAGCCGGTGCGGGAGGCCCTGCAGCGGCTCAACACCGAGGGCTGGGTCGACCTGCGCCCGGCGCAGGGCGCGTTCGTGCACGAGCCGACCGAGGAGGAGGCGGACCAGCTCCTGACGGTGCGCACACTCCTGGAGGCCGAGGCGGCCCGGCTCGCCGCGGCCAACGCCGGGCGGGCGGGCGTGACCGCGCTGGAGGAGCTGTGCGACGAGGGGGAGCGGGCCGTCGCCGCCGACGACGTGGACGCCGCTGTCGTCCTCAACGCCCGCTTCCACGCGAAGATCATGGACCTGGCGAGCAACGCCGTCCTCGGTGAACTGGCCGCACAGGTCGACCGCCGGGTCCGCTGGTACTACACGCCGATCGCCCGGCAGCGCGGCCGGCAGTCCTGGATCGAGCACCGCGGGCTGATCGCCGCCATCGCCGACCGGGACGAGCAGACGGCGACCCGGCTGATGCGCGAGCACACCGAGCACACCCGGCGTTCGTACCACGCGCGCGGAGAATCCTGA
- a CDS encoding ROK family transcriptional regulator gives MTARPANTHQARLLQLLRDGGPNSRAQLGDQVDLSRSKLAVEVDRLLETGLVVADGLAASRGGRRSHNVRLNPELRFLGVDIGATSVDVAVTNAELEILGHINQPMDVREGPVAVFEQVLSMAAKLRASGLAEGFDGAGIGVPGPVRFPEGVPVAPPIMPGWDGFPVREALSQDLGCPVMVDNDVNLMALGEQHAGVARTVHDFLVVKIGTGIGCGIVVGGEVYRGTTGSAGDIGHIQAVPDGRQCACGNRGCLEAHFSGAALARDAMEAAEQGGSAELANRLEANGVLSAADVAAAAAAGDATALDLIREGGRSTGQVIAGLVSFFNPGLVVIGGGVTGLGHNLLAAIRTQVYRQSLPLATGNLPIVLGELGPTAGVIGAARLISDHLFSPA, from the coding sequence ATGACCGCACGACCCGCCAACACCCACCAGGCGCGACTGCTCCAGCTGTTGCGCGACGGCGGGCCCAACTCCCGCGCTCAGCTGGGCGACCAGGTCGACCTCTCCCGGTCCAAGCTGGCCGTGGAGGTGGACCGGCTGCTGGAGACGGGCCTGGTCGTGGCCGACGGACTCGCCGCCTCGCGCGGCGGGCGCCGCAGCCACAACGTCCGGCTCAATCCGGAACTGCGCTTCCTCGGCGTCGACATCGGCGCGACCTCGGTCGACGTCGCCGTCACCAACGCCGAGCTGGAGATCCTCGGCCACATCAACCAGCCCATGGACGTACGCGAGGGACCCGTCGCGGTCTTCGAGCAGGTGCTGTCCATGGCCGCCAAGCTGCGGGCCTCGGGACTCGCGGAGGGCTTCGACGGCGCCGGCATCGGCGTCCCGGGGCCGGTCCGCTTCCCCGAGGGCGTGCCGGTGGCTCCGCCGATCATGCCGGGCTGGGACGGCTTCCCCGTGCGGGAGGCGCTCAGCCAGGACCTCGGCTGCCCGGTCATGGTCGACAACGACGTCAACCTGATGGCGCTGGGGGAGCAGCACGCGGGCGTCGCCCGCACCGTGCACGACTTCCTCGTCGTCAAGATCGGTACCGGCATCGGCTGCGGCATCGTCGTCGGCGGTGAGGTGTACCGGGGGACCACGGGCAGCGCGGGCGACATCGGGCACATCCAGGCCGTGCCCGACGGACGCCAGTGCGCCTGCGGCAACCGGGGGTGCCTGGAGGCCCACTTCAGCGGCGCGGCGCTGGCCCGCGACGCCATGGAGGCCGCCGAACAGGGCGGTTCGGCCGAACTCGCGAACCGGCTGGAGGCGAACGGCGTCCTCAGCGCCGCCGACGTCGCCGCCGCGGCCGCCGCGGGCGACGCCACCGCACTCGACCTGATCCGCGAGGGCGGCCGCAGCACGGGCCAGGTCATCGCGGGCCTGGTCAGCTTCTTCAACCCGGGCCTGGTGGTGATCGGCGGCGGGGTGACCGGCCTCGGCCACAACCTGCTCGCCGCGATCCGCACCCAGGTCTACCGCCAGTCGCTGCCGCTGGCGACCGGCAACCTCCCCATCGTCCTGGGGGAGTTGGGCCCCACCGCCGGAGTCATCGGCGCGGCCCGCCTGATCAGCGACCACCTGTTCTCACCCGCGTAG
- a CDS encoding sugar ABC transporter ATP-binding protein, producing the protein MAPEPPLLSMSGITKSFPGVRALDGVDLDVQAGEVHCLLGQNGAGKSTLIKVLAGAHQPDTGTIRWRGEDVTLRSPIAAMRLGIATIYQELDLVEHLSVAENVHLGHEPTSAGFVVRGKAAKTSTAQLLKRLGHPEVDPGRLVGDLSAAQQQIVSMARALSHDVRLIVMDEPSAALDPDEVDNLFRIVADLTADGVAVVYISHRLEEIRRIGDRVTVLKDGRAVAGGLPAKETPTREVVALMTGRNVEYVFPERPAAPGTGEPVLSVRGLTRHGEFAPLDLEVRPGEIVGLAGLVGSGRSEILETVYGARKPNAGQVLVDGRPLRPGSVRAAVRAGLGLAPEERKAQALLMLESVTRNVSVSAMSRFSRGGWIDRGAELKAARAATRELSLRPDNPTAPVRTLSGGNQQKAVLARWLLRGCRVLLLDEPTRGVDVGARAELYAVIRRLADEGLAVLLVSSEVPEVLGLADRVLVLREGSVVHEAPARELDEHRVLDLVMEGSPAS; encoded by the coding sequence ATGGCACCAGAACCACCGCTGCTCAGCATGTCCGGCATCACCAAGTCGTTCCCCGGAGTCCGGGCCCTGGACGGCGTCGACCTCGACGTCCAGGCCGGCGAGGTGCACTGCCTGCTCGGCCAGAACGGCGCCGGGAAGTCCACCCTCATCAAGGTGCTGGCCGGCGCCCACCAGCCCGACACCGGCACCATCCGCTGGCGCGGCGAGGACGTCACCCTGCGCTCGCCCATCGCGGCCATGCGCCTCGGCATCGCCACCATCTACCAGGAACTCGACCTGGTGGAACACCTGTCGGTGGCCGAGAACGTCCACCTCGGCCACGAGCCGACCAGCGCCGGCTTCGTCGTGCGCGGAAAGGCGGCGAAGACCTCGACGGCCCAGTTGCTGAAGCGGCTCGGGCACCCCGAGGTCGACCCGGGCCGGCTGGTGGGTGACCTCTCCGCGGCCCAGCAGCAGATCGTGTCCATGGCACGGGCGCTCTCGCACGACGTACGGCTCATCGTGATGGACGAGCCGTCAGCCGCGCTCGACCCGGACGAGGTCGACAACCTCTTCCGCATCGTCGCCGACCTCACCGCGGACGGCGTCGCCGTCGTCTACATCTCGCACCGCCTGGAGGAGATCCGCCGCATCGGCGACCGGGTCACCGTCCTCAAGGACGGCCGGGCGGTGGCCGGCGGGCTGCCCGCCAAGGAGACGCCCACCCGCGAGGTGGTGGCGCTGATGACGGGACGCAATGTCGAGTACGTCTTCCCGGAGCGGCCCGCCGCCCCCGGCACCGGTGAGCCGGTGCTGAGCGTCCGCGGACTGACCCGGCACGGTGAGTTCGCCCCGCTCGACCTGGAGGTGCGGCCCGGCGAGATCGTCGGCCTCGCCGGACTCGTCGGCTCCGGCCGCTCCGAGATCCTGGAGACGGTCTACGGCGCCCGCAAGCCGAACGCCGGACAGGTCCTCGTCGACGGACGGCCGCTGCGGCCGGGCAGCGTGCGCGCCGCGGTCCGCGCCGGACTCGGGCTCGCCCCCGAGGAGCGCAAGGCGCAGGCCCTGCTGATGCTGGAGTCCGTCACCCGCAACGTGTCGGTCTCCGCCATGTCCCGCTTCTCGCGCGGCGGCTGGATCGACCGCGGCGCCGAACTGAAGGCGGCCCGCGCCGCCACCCGCGAACTGTCGCTGCGGCCCGACAACCCCACCGCGCCGGTGCGCACCCTCTCCGGCGGCAACCAGCAGAAGGCGGTCCTCGCCCGCTGGCTGCTGCGCGGCTGCCGGGTCCTGCTGCTCGACGAACCCACCCGCGGCGTCGACGTGGGCGCCCGCGCGGAGCTGTACGCCGTCATCCGGCGCCTCGCCGACGAGGGCCTCGCCGTCCTGCTGGTCTCCAGCGAGGTCCCCGAGGTGCTGGGCCTGGCCGACCGGGTGCTGGTACTGCGCGAGGGGAGCGTCGTGCACGAGGCCCCCGCCCGCGAACTCGACGAACACCGCGTACTCGACCTCGTGATGGAAGGAAGCCCGGCGTCATGA
- a CDS encoding ABC transporter permease, whose amino-acid sequence MTQHVSPPRDGTGKAAPVDTRPAWKNLTAGADVRTLSLLGVLAVLVLIGGITQPDAFLDTRNLQLVLTQASVIGVVTVGMTFVIMSGGIDLSVGAIVALSSVWATTVATQEFGFAGILFTAIIVGVGCGLVNGVLIAYGTMVPFIATLAMLASARGLALQITDGRTQVVTVPSVLDLAERDSYVLGVPPLVLVFAAVTVIGWLVLNRTTFGRRTVAVGGNPEAARLAGIDVRRQRLYIYLLSGLCCGIAAFLLIALAGSGQNTNGNLYELDAIAAAIIGGTLLSGGRGTIVGSVLGVLIFTTITNIFALNNLQTDVQQIAKGAIIVAAVLVQRRTASTH is encoded by the coding sequence ATGACGCAGCACGTGTCCCCGCCGCGGGACGGCACCGGCAAGGCGGCACCGGTGGACACCCGGCCCGCCTGGAAGAACCTGACGGCCGGCGCCGACGTCCGCACCCTCAGCCTGCTCGGCGTGCTCGCCGTACTGGTCCTCATCGGCGGCATCACCCAGCCCGACGCGTTCCTCGACACCCGCAACCTCCAACTGGTGCTCACTCAGGCGTCCGTCATCGGTGTCGTCACCGTCGGCATGACCTTCGTGATCATGTCCGGGGGCATCGACCTCTCCGTGGGCGCCATCGTCGCCCTGTCCTCGGTGTGGGCGACCACCGTCGCCACCCAGGAGTTCGGCTTCGCCGGCATCCTCTTCACCGCGATCATCGTCGGCGTGGGCTGCGGCCTGGTCAACGGCGTGCTCATCGCGTACGGCACGATGGTCCCGTTCATCGCCACCCTCGCCATGCTGGCCTCGGCGCGCGGCCTGGCGCTGCAGATCACCGACGGGCGCACCCAGGTCGTCACGGTGCCGAGCGTCCTCGACCTCGCCGAGCGGGACTCCTACGTGCTGGGCGTCCCGCCGCTGGTCCTGGTCTTCGCGGCCGTCACCGTCATCGGCTGGCTGGTGCTCAACCGGACCACCTTCGGCCGCCGCACCGTCGCCGTCGGCGGCAACCCGGAGGCCGCCCGGCTGGCCGGCATCGACGTCCGCCGCCAGCGGCTCTACATCTACCTGCTCTCCGGGCTGTGCTGCGGCATCGCCGCCTTCCTGCTGATCGCCCTGGCCGGCTCCGGCCAGAACACCAACGGCAACCTCTACGAACTCGACGCCATCGCCGCCGCGATCATCGGCGGCACGCTGCTCAGCGGCGGCCGCGGAACCATCGTCGGCTCCGTGCTCGGCGTCCTGATCTTCACCACGATCACGAACATCTTCGCCCTGAACAACCTGCAGACCGACGTGCAGCAGATCGCCAAGGGAGCGATCATCGTCGCCGCCGTGCTGGTCCAGCGCCGTACCGCAAGCACGCATTGA